A window of Plasmodium malariae genome assembly, chromosome: 12 genomic DNA:
ATATAGTCAtacttttccctttttaacTCATGCTTTAATATGTCAAAGCACCATGAACATataatatcctttttttctattagtTCAGTTACCAcatcttttttatcatttactAATTCTACTGTCTTTTCAACACTAGTTGACGCGGAggaatacatatttaaaaatgataaaaaaatatatgtaactaatgaagaaaagataaaagatCAAACTATTTTTATGCTCATTAGTACGTGTAAAGCAACGTACTGGATTTTTTCCTTTAGGGCTGAATATGCTCACGGAGGGAGAGGGGAgaactccttttttttctttgttctGTTTTGCTACAAGTTGTATTATTTTGCtgagttttattttgtttagcTTAAGTTTGTTATGCTATgtgttattttgtttaagttaaattttttttgctgcgtattattttgttttgttttatatcttttttctttttttctattctGATAGCTCATCAGTGAAATTAACATTACAACACTGTTACTCTTCGCGTACCATTTTTAAGATGTACAACTAAACTTCATATAAAAGCACACTGTTCaataatcctttttttttttttttttttttttaatggttTCTagtcttatttttttatatataaattacactAAGGTAATTCTTTAGGTTCGTAAAGAATAAAGATGCATTAGCAGTACTCGTCTAGCCTAACATAATTCTATTCATCTCATTCAACTCGGCTTATTCAATTTAAttcaatttaatttatctaatttaatttacttcatttaatataatttattcaatataatatattcaatttaatttattcaatttaatttattcaatttaatttattcaatttaatttattcaattCAATTTATACAATTCAATTTATTCAAttcaatttaatttattcaatttaattaatacaatttaattaatacaatataattaatacaatacaacttaatataattttctttctttttttttttttttttttgcgccTGTTACGGTAAGTCGCAAAATAACAacattttactattttttttctttcttttttgctttttgttctcttttttctttcttctttttattgttttttcgAAATAGGGACAATGCATAAGGGCACTTTTTAAAGGTGCAAAGGAATATCAGTAAAGATgttgatataaaaaagtacGAAGCCGCATGTACGCACTCGTACATACGAACCTGAGcgtaatataattatgtaatgATGTACGAATGTGTACGcacttatgtatatgtatatgtatttatgtatatatatatttatgaactTAAGCATTTGTGCAAAGCGTACATGTGAACATGGTACAGAAATATGCTATTCACACGAGATTAAAATAGCGCTAAGTATTTtgaatgatatatatatatatattaatataaattggTGAgtacccttttttttttttttttttttttttattagaattatttttttacagaaggaaaaaaaaaaatgattagggaaaaaagaaagatacGAAATGTGCATAATTTTAACATAACAATTAGTGAATAACAAATACgttaattaatttatgcatttgtgacatatgtatatttatgctaTGTACACGGTCATAACATTTATAcagttatattatatatgcagttatattatatatgcagttatattatatatgcagttatactatatatgcagttatattatatatgcagttatactatatatgcagttatactatatatgcagttatactatatatgcagttatactatatatgcagttatactatatatgcagttatactatatatgcatttatattatatatgcatttgaattgtttattcattttgtacCTTTTACACAATTTACACCAATTATACCACTTACACCATTTTTttgcttaaaaaaataaataaaaggatTTTTACTAATTGGTTTGCCTTGGTTTATTTTGACCAATTTTTGCCtattgaataattttttccttcgtTGAGCAAGCGAAAAATTACAAGTACATAGTAACTTTTTCTGACTGTGTAAGGATGCACAAGGGGAATAATTTGGaagggaagaaaaaaaagaaaaaaaatacatgaacAATTCAGGCTAGTTCAGTTTTTTTTGTGAGCGATATCATGAGAGTGTAATTGAGCGTAAATAGGCacaatttgtatatatatatgtgtgaggcggtatattttatatgtaccaCTTATGCGTACTTGTATGTACatatcttaatatatatctttccATGTGTGTGCACGAACGTTTGTTTCGTTCGTTGGCGCTTGTGTGTGACTGTGTGAGCTATAAAAATGGCAAGAATAATAAGCATATTCGTTATTCTGCTTGCACTGCTGATTGTTAATCCGTTCCTAACGAATAGTTTAGAAATATTCATTACTCTGAAGCCGAACAAAGTGAAATGTATGAAAGAAAGAATAAACAAAGACACATTAGTTGTATGTAAGTTCAAAACAGACGATAAGAATAATTTagtttctatatatatatatgatacggatgtaaatgaaaagaatattaattcTCAACAAAAACTTCCTATCTTTGAGTCAGTTAATGAGCATAATGTGAAAACAGCATTTTCAACATTTTATTCCTCCTCTTACTCATTTTGTGCatataacaaaacaaaaaaaacaatagatatatatttcgAAGTGAAACATGGAACAGACGCAAAAGATTATGCACAGATAGCCAAAACAGAACATCTTAATGAAGCTACactgtttttaaaattaattgttGACCATATGACTGATTTTcatgtaaatttaaaaagaattaaaaaagacgaagagaatgaaaaaaaatcgaGTGATAAATTAAACGATACATTAATGTGGTTCtcctttataaatatttttattataattattgctGCTGTTATTCAagacttttattttaaaagatttttcacctccaaaaaaattatttaaataatgatttATTCCCGTGGGCATATGCACATAGGCTTACAGGCACATAGACATATAGCCACACACGTCCATATGCTCGTGTTTGTGTGCACTACTACCATGCGGACATTcgaacaaatttttttattaatctcATGAAAAGCGTTAAAAATGGTACCTCTTTtgtattgaaaaaaaaagattttttttttttaaaaatatatttaactgtTTGCTTATGTAAGAACTGCACTTTGCTAGTATATACTTATAAggatgaatatatatatatatatatatatatatatatataatacatagatatatatatagtcgAATGTACGTACAGATAACTCGGGGTTAGTTCAGTGTATATGCCCGTTTTCACTGTAAATCGTTCTTTGACATTTTCACCTGCTCATAAAATAAGACCAGCTGTCAGTTAACGAAATTGTAAATCGTTTGTGCAATTTTAAGCAGATTAGTGGCTACTCTGCGGtttaatcattttattaattttattcaattttttcattttattcattttttcattttattcattttttcattttattcattttttcattttattcattttttcattttttcaattttttcaattttttcaattttttcaatttttgcattttttcaatatatatatttttttttttttctgttcaaACTGTGAAAAAAACATATCTGCAAAACAGttacaaagaaaaaacaaactCTTTAAAAggcaacaaaaaaaaaggaaaaaatgaaacaaatcggaaaaattaaaacaataaatatgcataacaTGGAGGGGTGCATAAACACACAAACAGACATACGTGCCCGTATGCACATACACAACATATGTATAACTTATACACAACatgtatacacacatatgcatatacattgATGtgcattcatatatatatctacacACTATTGCGCCCCCCTCTTCCCACCTCACTCAAAACTAAGTGTGATAGTGAACATTTACCTGAACGTCAGGTAAAACAATCTCTGCTCTGGTAACATTATCTGTTGCAAAAATGTGCAAAACGAATGTTTTCATGTCCTGTTGGtctttaaataattcatgtaaaatatcatataaataattttgtttacaATAAGATGAAGAAACAGTTTGGAAATtcgaataaataattttatcctTCACACCTATTGTCTGAATGGTAACATTAAATAGTTGTTCAACAGATCTTACAAACTCGTCTAAagttatatcttttttattttcttctgtATTGTTAATACTAAAAAAGAGGAGCACgttactttttatttcttctatgTTTTTTTGTAGATTTTTAACAGTCATTGTGATATATGCTAAATCGTTTTGTACAGTTGTACATGCTTCTTTACCAATCCCTTGTCCTCCTTCTATTAATTGGATCTTTTTCTTAACATAACACATATTTGCTTGTACATAATTCAAAAACGCTTTATCAGATGTAACAttggatatatatttattatatattt
This region includes:
- the PmUG01_12031300 gene encoding transmembrane protein Tmp21 homologue, putative: MARIISIFVILLALLIVNPFLTNSLEIFITLKPNKVKCMKERINKDTLVVCKFKTDDKNNLVSIYIYDTDVNEKNINSQQKLPIFESVNEHNVKTAFSTFYSSSYSFCAYNKTKKTIDIYFEVKHGTDAKDYAQIAKTEHLNEATLFLKLIVDHMTDFHVNLKRIKKDEENEKKSSDKLNDTLMWFSFINIFIIIIAAVIQDFYFKRFFTSKKII